The following are from one region of the Cloacibacterium sp. TD35 genome:
- a CDS encoding M1 family metallopeptidase has product MKKVLSIFVFLYAFVSTSAQNHQNNPGSNHGNKFEQLGTILPTPNSYRTASGAPGHEYWQQRADYEINAYLDEEKLNLKGSETITYYNNSPDELEYLWLQLDENDTSNTKDAGYQSSSTLAKQISSDRLKATELPVKDNGFGINLEKVTDANGNALAYVVNKTMMRIDLPKKLKKGEIFKFKIDWNYNIPDRIKQGGRGGYEFFPEDGNHLFTMTQWYPRLCVYSDNQGWQNHQFTGRGEFTLTFGNFKVNMNVPADHIVASTGSGKNFSEVLTAEQFARWQKAQNTKEPIEIVTLDEAKKAEKSKSKNRKTWTFEAENVRDFAWTSSRKFIWDAMPQLIEENNNKVMCMSLYPKEAYNLYRKYSTKAVAHTIKTYSEFTIPYPYPVAQSIEASNGMEYPMICFNYGRTEKDGTYSEGIKNGMIGVIIHEVGHNFFPMIINSDERQWSWMDEGLNTFVEYLTEELWDNKFPSRRGPAHTIVNYMKLPKDQLEPIMTNSENIIHFGPNAYAKPATGLNILRETIMGRELFDKAFKTYSKRWAFRHPEPADLFRTMEDASGEDLDWFWRGWFYSTDAVDIAIDKVTVATPDFDGQPQARDFKYKVDEPQVNDFEDISKIRNKEDKKITFKTDEDQSLRDFYWRYARGLEKVDAQKEYTIKGEAPKNLDTKERENLKNITGYQIDFANKGGMVMPLILEFTFEDGTKLNDKIPAQIWRHDEKKVSKTYYFDKKLKSIQLDPMLETADIDTTNNLWTADKVTPEGTSKFQVFKQNQENRRRGAAAGMVNPMQAAGKKN; this is encoded by the coding sequence ATGAAAAAAGTTCTAAGTATTTTTGTTTTTCTTTACGCTTTCGTAAGTACTTCTGCCCAAAATCACCAGAATAATCCTGGGAGCAATCATGGGAATAAATTCGAACAATTAGGTACTATTTTACCTACGCCAAACAGTTACAGAACCGCTTCTGGAGCACCTGGCCATGAATATTGGCAACAACGTGCTGATTATGAAATCAACGCTTATTTAGATGAGGAAAAGCTTAACTTAAAAGGTTCAGAAACAATTACTTATTACAACAACTCACCAGACGAATTAGAATATCTTTGGTTACAATTAGATGAAAATGACACGAGCAACACTAAAGATGCTGGTTATCAATCTTCTTCTACTCTAGCTAAACAAATTTCATCTGATAGATTAAAAGCTACTGAATTACCCGTAAAAGATAATGGCTTTGGGATTAATTTAGAAAAAGTAACTGATGCTAATGGTAATGCGCTTGCTTATGTGGTAAATAAGACCATGATGAGAATAGATTTACCTAAAAAACTAAAAAAAGGTGAAATTTTTAAATTTAAAATTGACTGGAATTATAACATTCCTGACAGAATAAAACAAGGAGGAAGAGGCGGTTATGAATTCTTCCCAGAAGATGGTAATCACCTTTTTACCATGACACAATGGTATCCTAGACTTTGTGTGTATTCGGACAATCAAGGTTGGCAAAATCACCAATTTACAGGTCGTGGAGAATTCACCCTTACTTTTGGAAATTTCAAAGTAAATATGAATGTTCCTGCTGATCATATTGTAGCTTCTACAGGTTCTGGAAAAAATTTCTCAGAAGTTTTAACCGCAGAACAGTTTGCAAGATGGCAAAAAGCTCAAAACACTAAAGAACCTATAGAAATTGTTACACTAGACGAAGCTAAAAAAGCAGAAAAATCTAAATCAAAAAACAGAAAAACTTGGACTTTCGAAGCAGAAAATGTAAGAGATTTCGCATGGACGTCTTCTAGAAAATTCATTTGGGACGCAATGCCTCAATTGATTGAAGAAAATAACAATAAGGTAATGTGTATGAGTCTTTATCCTAAAGAAGCATACAATTTATACAGAAAATATTCTACTAAAGCTGTAGCTCATACGATTAAAACGTATTCAGAATTCACGATTCCATATCCATATCCTGTAGCACAATCTATAGAAGCGTCAAACGGTATGGAATATCCTATGATTTGTTTCAACTATGGTAGAACAGAAAAAGACGGAACCTATTCAGAAGGAATTAAAAACGGAATGATTGGAGTAATTATCCACGAAGTAGGACATAATTTCTTCCCGATGATTATCAATTCAGACGAGAGACAATGGTCTTGGATGGATGAAGGCCTTAATACCTTCGTAGAATATCTTACCGAAGAACTTTGGGACAATAAATTCCCTTCAAGAAGAGGACCAGCTCACACCATTGTGAACTACATGAAATTGCCAAAAGATCAATTAGAGCCTATTATGACCAATTCTGAAAACATTATTCATTTCGGCCCTAATGCTTACGCAAAACCTGCAACTGGTCTTAATATTTTGAGAGAAACCATCATGGGAAGAGAACTTTTTGACAAAGCTTTCAAAACGTATTCTAAGAGATGGGCATTCAGACATCCTGAACCTGCAGATTTATTCAGAACTATGGAAGATGCGTCTGGAGAAGATTTAGATTGGTTCTGGAGAGGATGGTTCTACAGCACAGATGCAGTAGACATAGCCATAGACAAAGTTACTGTTGCAACTCCAGATTTTGATGGACAACCACAAGCTAGAGATTTTAAATATAAAGTAGACGAACCACAAGTAAATGATTTCGAAGATATTTCTAAAATCAGAAATAAAGAGGACAAAAAAATTACTTTCAAAACTGATGAAGATCAATCTTTAAGAGACTTCTATTGGAGATATGCAAGAGGTTTAGAAAAAGTAGACGCTCAAAAAGAATACACCATAAAAGGTGAAGCTCCGAAAAATCTTGACACTAAAGAAAGAGAAAACCTAAAAAATATCACAGGTTACCAAATTGATTTCGCAAACAAAGGAGGAATGGTAATGCCTCTTATTTTAGAATTCACTTTCGAAGATGGAACTAAATTAAACGATAAAATCCCAGCGCAAATCTGGAGACATGACGAGAAAAAAGTTTCTAAAACATACTATTTTGACAAAAAATTAAAGTCAATTCAATTAGACCCAATGTTAGAAACTGCCGATATTGATACAACTAATAACCTATGGACTGCTGATAAAGTTACACCAGAAGGCACTTCTAAATTCCAAGTGTTCAAACAGAACCAAGAAAACAGAAGAAGAGGAGCTGCTGCTGGAATGGTAAACCCAATGCAAGCCGCAGGAAAGAAAAATTAA
- a CDS encoding co-chaperone GroES, with amino-acid sequence MSVNFKPLADRVLVEPVQAETKTASGIIIPDTAKEKPQEGTVVAVGNGKPDEPMTVKVGDRVLYGKYTGSELKLDGKDYLIVREGDLLGIIG; translated from the coding sequence ATGTCAGTAAATTTTAAACCATTAGCAGACAGAGTTTTAGTAGAACCTGTACAAGCAGAAACTAAAACAGCTTCAGGAATCATCATCCCTGATACCGCAAAAGAAAAACCACAAGAAGGAACTGTAGTTGCTGTTGGCAACGGAAAACCAGACGAACCTATGACAGTAAAAGTTGGTGATAGAGTTCTTTACGGTAAATATACCGGTTCAGAATTAAAACTAGACGGTAAAGATTATTTAATTGTAAGAGAAGGTGATTTATTAGGAATCATTGGCTAA
- the groL gene encoding chaperonin GroEL (60 kDa chaperone family; promotes refolding of misfolded polypeptides especially under stressful conditions; forms two stacked rings of heptamers to form a barrel-shaped 14mer; ends can be capped by GroES; misfolded proteins enter the barrel where they are refolded when GroES binds), producing the protein MAKEIKFDIESRDALKRGVDALANAVKVTLGPKGRNVVIEKAFGAPHVTKDGVSVAKEIELEDKVENMGAQMVKEVASKTNDIAGDGTTTATVLAQAIVREGLKNVAAGANPMDLKRGIDKAVTAVVENLKSQSQSVGDSAEKIRQVASISANNDDTIGSLIAEAFSKVGKEGVITVEEAKGTDTTVDVVEGMQFDRGYQSPYFVTNAEKMVAELDNPYILLVEKKISSMKELLPVLEPVAQQGKSLLIISEEVEGEALATLVVNKLRGSLKIAAVKAPGFGDRRKAMLEDIAILTGGQVVSEERGFNMDNVTIEMLGRAEKVTIDKDNTTIVNGAGNEEEIKGRVNQIKAQMESTTSDYDKEKLQERLAKLAGGVAVLYVGAASEVEMKEKKDRVDDALHATRAAVEEGIVAGGGVALVRAISALDNLSGANQDESTGIKIVKRAIEEPLRQIVANAGGEGSVIVAKVAEGSGDFGYNAKSDEYVNMLEAGIIDPTKVTRVALENAASVSGMLLTTECVITEVPRPEAAMPPMGGGMPGMM; encoded by the coding sequence ATGGCAAAAGAAATTAAATTCGATATTGAATCAAGAGACGCCCTAAAAAGAGGTGTTGATGCATTAGCAAATGCAGTAAAAGTAACTTTAGGTCCTAAAGGTAGAAACGTAGTGATAGAAAAAGCTTTCGGTGCTCCTCACGTAACCAAAGACGGTGTTTCTGTAGCAAAAGAAATTGAGCTAGAAGACAAAGTAGAAAACATGGGTGCACAAATGGTAAAAGAAGTAGCTTCTAAAACCAATGACATCGCTGGTGATGGTACTACTACCGCTACTGTTTTGGCTCAGGCTATCGTAAGAGAAGGTCTTAAAAACGTAGCTGCTGGTGCTAATCCTATGGATTTAAAAAGAGGAATCGACAAAGCGGTAACTGCTGTTGTGGAAAACCTTAAATCTCAATCTCAATCTGTAGGTGATTCTGCTGAAAAAATAAGACAAGTAGCTTCTATTTCTGCAAATAATGACGATACTATCGGTTCATTAATCGCTGAAGCTTTCTCTAAAGTAGGGAAAGAAGGTGTAATTACTGTAGAAGAAGCAAAAGGTACTGATACTACTGTAGATGTAGTAGAAGGTATGCAATTCGATAGAGGTTACCAATCTCCATATTTCGTAACGAATGCTGAGAAAATGGTTGCTGAATTAGACAATCCTTATATTCTTTTGGTTGAGAAAAAAATCTCTTCTATGAAAGAATTATTGCCAGTTCTAGAACCAGTTGCTCAACAAGGAAAATCTCTTTTAATTATTTCTGAAGAAGTAGAAGGCGAAGCTTTAGCAACTTTAGTAGTAAACAAATTAAGAGGTTCTCTTAAAATTGCTGCCGTTAAAGCTCCAGGTTTCGGAGACAGAAGAAAAGCAATGTTAGAAGATATTGCCATCTTAACTGGTGGACAAGTAGTTTCTGAAGAAAGAGGCTTCAATATGGACAATGTTACGATTGAAATGTTAGGTAGAGCAGAAAAAGTAACTATCGACAAAGACAATACAACCATCGTAAACGGTGCTGGTAACGAAGAAGAAATCAAAGGTAGAGTAAACCAAATCAAAGCTCAAATGGAATCTACTACTTCTGATTATGATAAAGAAAAACTTCAAGAAAGATTGGCTAAATTAGCTGGTGGAGTTGCTGTACTTTACGTAGGTGCTGCTTCTGAGGTGGAAATGAAAGAGAAAAAAGACAGAGTTGATGATGCACTTCACGCAACTAGAGCAGCTGTAGAAGAAGGAATTGTAGCAGGTGGTGGTGTTGCTTTAGTAAGAGCAATTTCTGCACTAGATAACCTTTCTGGAGCGAATCAAGATGAATCTACAGGTATCAAAATCGTAAAAAGAGCGATTGAAGAACCACTAAGACAAATCGTAGCAAATGCAGGTGGTGAAGGTTCTGTAATCGTAGCTAAAGTAGCAGAAGGAAGCGGAGATTTCGGTTACAATGCTAAATCTGACGAGTATGTAAACATGCTAGAAGCTGGTATTATAGACCCAACTAAAGTAACTAGAGTTGCCTTAGAAAACGCTGCATCTGTATCTGGAATGCTATTAACTACAGAATGTGTAATCACAGAAGTTCCAAGACCTGAAGCTGCAATGCCACCAATGGGAGGCGGAATGCCAGGAATGATGTAA
- a CDS encoding UvrD-helicase domain-containing protein, translated as MKPYIAINASAGSGKTYTLVQRVLMICLENPYQKDAIRHILALTFTNKAANEMKERILSWLKEFTQENYSENNKLLGIQQKFEEQGKKITLDDLHQRSQKVLDYILHNYSTLNIGTIDKFNAKLVRSFSYELGLAQNFNLEIQPEPFLIEAVDQMLNKIGEDEQISEAFLDYVNYSLDQNERVNINKTLLDSAKEFVNDKHYHWLEQNKDFDWKSYESTKNNIRKEIKELKESSKKIAQDSLDLIQNNGLEIEDFAGGQKNGIAIFFKKYISNSEPLLYESEEKENNTLENFQKGASGKGKSKESEIFSILETLIENRRKIIQNYILGEKKEKILRALLPLKVNKEIQDQLQLIEDENDLVLLSKFNVLINENLRNEPSAFIYEKVGTQFQHYFFDEFQDTSALQWMNFLPLRDHNIATENSSFTLVGDPKQSIYRFRGGNAEIMLDIINKKDFSPIEVEIETLQQNFRSAKNIVKFNNELYHFYGSYLNEEHAKLFGKDAEQSAYSEKEGRVKVHFLENDVKETYYQDCTEKMQQDLQECINNGFEFSDITILCRGNKDIFNFSKLLGNLKVNYKGEETYIKTISEKGLTLELSGTLRALIQFLYWETFPKNRRFLVKMMYELNKSGRITMQDFSLEMKQILDIENKKDIEIFIKEKYKVALKQEDFPHLNLYNFIEYYIHEFSVKDKETDFLLNFLELLYNYTQNAGATLKDFLNFWEEEGKNTSIQASENIDAIQLMTIHKAKGLEFPIVFLPMENAHKDGKIQDWFSLEDSTELKSVNIGGFEKKLQTYDEEISEFNEENTYKNFIDRLCLQYVATTRPVEQLFLYVQRPSKDSKTGVEKPSNIEIYEFLKSKNTENVDSFDVFKIDENTLKKQSKKEEKQHVSQQISSLTQKHEKSANITIATPSKNYQERNEKVRNGIFTHEILAKINTKNDVEKVLKSYFLEGLITETEKYEIAERIFEIIEKHPKYFSENQEILSERELMIEGKTYRPDRMVKINDAWFIIDFKTGNPAEKHLKQIDLYQSAMENLGRKIGGAELIYL; from the coding sequence ATGAAACCATACATCGCCATCAATGCTTCTGCCGGTTCTGGTAAAACCTACACTTTGGTACAAAGAGTGTTGATGATTTGCCTTGAAAATCCATATCAAAAAGACGCTATCCGTCATATTTTAGCGCTTACGTTCACCAATAAAGCAGCCAACGAAATGAAGGAGAGAATTCTTTCTTGGCTCAAAGAATTTACGCAAGAAAACTACTCTGAAAACAATAAATTGCTCGGAATTCAACAAAAATTTGAAGAGCAAGGCAAGAAAATTACCTTAGACGATTTGCATCAGCGTTCGCAAAAAGTGCTGGATTATATTTTGCACAACTACTCTACATTAAACATCGGTACGATTGATAAATTCAACGCAAAATTGGTGAGAAGTTTTTCTTACGAATTGGGTTTAGCGCAAAATTTTAACTTAGAAATTCAGCCAGAACCTTTCTTGATTGAAGCGGTAGATCAAATGCTCAATAAAATTGGCGAAGATGAACAAATTTCTGAAGCGTTCTTGGACTATGTAAATTACAGCCTCGACCAAAACGAACGTGTAAACATTAATAAAACCCTACTCGATTCTGCTAAAGAATTTGTGAATGATAAACATTATCATTGGCTTGAGCAAAATAAAGATTTTGATTGGAAATCTTACGAAAGCACCAAAAACAACATCAGAAAAGAAATTAAAGAGCTCAAGGAAAGTTCTAAAAAGATTGCCCAAGATTCTTTAGATTTAATTCAAAATAATGGTTTAGAAATCGAAGATTTTGCAGGTGGACAAAAAAACGGAATAGCTATATTCTTTAAAAAATATATTTCTAATTCCGAACCTTTACTTTATGAATCAGAAGAAAAAGAAAATAACACATTAGAAAACTTTCAAAAGGGAGCTTCGGGAAAAGGCAAAAGCAAAGAATCTGAAATCTTCTCAATTCTAGAAACTTTAATTGAAAACCGCAGAAAAATCATTCAAAATTATATTCTCGGAGAGAAAAAAGAGAAAATTTTGCGTGCATTGTTGCCTTTGAAAGTCAATAAAGAAATTCAAGACCAATTGCAACTCATAGAAGATGAAAATGATTTGGTTTTATTATCAAAATTCAATGTACTCATCAACGAAAATCTTCGAAACGAGCCTTCTGCATTCATTTATGAAAAAGTAGGAACACAATTTCAGCATTATTTCTTTGATGAATTTCAAGATACTTCCGCTTTGCAATGGATGAATTTTCTTCCACTCCGCGACCACAATATCGCTACCGAAAATAGTAGTTTTACGTTAGTTGGCGACCCAAAACAAAGCATTTACAGATTCCGTGGCGGGAATGCAGAAATAATGCTGGATATTATCAATAAAAAAGATTTTTCACCCATTGAAGTAGAAATTGAAACGCTTCAACAAAACTTTAGAAGTGCGAAAAACATTGTGAAATTCAACAATGAATTGTATCATTTTTACGGAAGTTACCTGAATGAAGAACACGCCAAATTATTCGGGAAAGATGCTGAACAAAGCGCATATTCAGAAAAAGAAGGTCGAGTAAAAGTTCATTTTTTAGAAAATGATGTTAAAGAAACCTATTACCAAGATTGTACAGAAAAAATGCAACAGGATTTGCAAGAGTGTATCAATAATGGTTTTGAGTTTTCAGACATCACCATTCTTTGTCGAGGAAATAAAGACATTTTCAATTTTTCTAAATTGTTGGGAAACCTGAAAGTGAATTACAAAGGCGAAGAAACGTACATTAAAACCATTTCGGAGAAAGGTTTAACGCTCGAACTTTCGGGAACGCTTCGTGCTTTGATTCAATTTTTATATTGGGAAACGTTTCCTAAAAATAGAAGATTTCTGGTAAAAATGATGTACGAATTAAACAAATCTGGCAGAATAACAATGCAGGATTTTTCGTTAGAAATGAAGCAGATTTTAGACATCGAAAACAAAAAAGACATTGAAATTTTCATCAAAGAAAAATATAAAGTTGCGCTAAAACAAGAAGATTTTCCTCATCTTAATTTGTACAATTTTATAGAATATTACATTCACGAATTTTCGGTAAAAGATAAAGAAACCGATTTCTTGCTTAATTTTTTAGAATTGCTTTACAATTACACCCAAAATGCAGGCGCAACGCTGAAAGATTTTCTCAATTTTTGGGAAGAAGAAGGCAAAAACACGAGCATTCAGGCTTCAGAAAATATAGATGCCATTCAATTGATGACCATTCACAAAGCGAAAGGTTTAGAATTCCCGATTGTATTTCTTCCGATGGAAAATGCGCACAAAGATGGCAAAATTCAGGATTGGTTTTCTTTGGAAGACAGTACAGAACTGAAATCGGTAAATATTGGAGGTTTCGAGAAGAAATTGCAAACCTATGATGAAGAAATTTCTGAATTTAACGAAGAGAATACTTACAAAAACTTCATTGACCGATTATGTCTGCAATACGTTGCCACAACTAGACCTGTAGAACAGTTGTTTCTTTACGTTCAAAGACCTTCAAAAGACAGTAAAACGGGAGTAGAAAAACCATCAAATATTGAAATTTATGAATTTTTAAAATCTAAAAACACAGAAAATGTAGACAGTTTTGATGTTTTTAAAATTGATGAAAATACGCTGAAAAAACAAAGCAAAAAAGAAGAAAAACAACACGTTTCTCAACAGATTTCTTCTTTGACTCAAAAGCATGAGAAATCTGCAAACATTACTATTGCCACACCTTCCAAAAACTACCAAGAAAGAAATGAAAAGGTAAGAAATGGAATTTTCACCCATGAAATTTTAGCAAAAATCAACACCAAAAATGATGTAGAAAAAGTATTGAAATCTTATTTTTTAGAAGGATTAATCACTGAAACTGAAAAATATGAAATCGCCGAAAGGATTTTTGAAATCATTGAAAAACACCCGAAATATTTCTCAGAAAATCAAGAAATTTTAAGCGAAAGAGAATTGATGATTGAAGGGAAAACTTATAGACCAGACAGAATGGTGAAAATAAATGACGCTTGGTTTATCATCGATTTTAAAACGGGAAATCCGGCAGAAAAACATCTAAAACAAATTGATTTATACCAATCTGCAATGGAAAATCTTGGTAGAAAAATTGGTGGAGCTGAATTGATTTATTTGTAA
- the uvrC gene encoding excinuclease ABC subunit UvrC, whose translation MNSNLELQLKTLPSEPGVYRYYDKNGQLLYVGKAKNLKKRVLSYFNKNQNGYRTRIMVSKIVRLETTVVNSEYDALLLENNLIKEHQPFYNVMLKDDKTYPWICIKNENFPRVFLTRTIIKDGSEYYGPYAKVRPAKILLETIKNLYKIRSCNLDLAPQKIEDGKYKVCLEYHIKNCKGPCEGLESLESYDEKIDAIRGIIKGDFRKARKYLEDEMFRFAANLEFEAAQTVKEKLDILDDYQARNTVVNPNIDDVDVFGMTSDETAAYVNFFKIRNGNIVQSFTTEIKKMLEETDEEILEEALIEIRQKFASESKEILLPFHLNIEIPNIKLIVPKVGDKKRIVELSEKNAKEYRLEKLKQVQIVDPERHTTRIMAEMQKLLRMPVEPRHIEGFDNSNIQGSNPVSACVVFKDGKPSKSDYRIFHVKTVEGPNDFATMEEVIYRRYKRMLDEGENLPQLILIDGGKGQLSSAVKSLKLLGLYGKITIVGIAKRLDEIFFPEDPIPLYLDKKSETLKVLQRVRDEAHRFGVKHHRTRRTNNTIKSELEEIPGVGEKTIELLLKKLKSVKRVKEANLETLEEILGKAKAKVVWEFFNQ comes from the coding sequence ATGAATTCAAACCTCGAACTTCAACTCAAAACGCTTCCTTCAGAACCTGGAGTTTACCGTTATTACGATAAAAACGGACAACTTTTGTATGTAGGAAAAGCTAAAAATTTGAAGAAAAGAGTGCTTTCTTATTTCAATAAAAATCAAAACGGTTACAGAACCAGAATTATGGTTTCTAAAATCGTGAGATTAGAAACGACCGTTGTAAACTCTGAATATGACGCACTTTTATTAGAAAATAATCTGATAAAAGAGCATCAGCCGTTTTACAATGTCATGTTGAAAGACGACAAAACCTACCCTTGGATTTGCATTAAAAACGAAAATTTCCCACGTGTTTTTCTGACCAGAACCATCATCAAAGATGGAAGTGAATATTACGGACCTTATGCTAAAGTTCGTCCAGCAAAAATTTTATTGGAAACAATTAAAAATTTGTATAAAATTCGTTCTTGCAATTTAGATTTGGCTCCCCAAAAAATTGAAGACGGAAAATATAAAGTTTGCTTAGAATACCACATCAAAAATTGCAAAGGTCCTTGTGAAGGCTTAGAAAGCCTGGAAAGTTATGATGAAAAAATAGACGCCATCCGTGGAATTATCAAAGGAGATTTCCGAAAGGCAAGAAAATATTTAGAAGACGAAATGTTTCGTTTTGCTGCCAATTTAGAATTTGAAGCAGCACAAACCGTAAAAGAAAAATTAGATATTTTAGATGATTATCAAGCGAGAAATACCGTTGTAAATCCAAACATAGACGATGTAGATGTTTTCGGAATGACCAGTGATGAAACCGCTGCTTATGTGAATTTCTTCAAAATCAGAAACGGAAATATTGTACAAAGTTTCACGACAGAAATCAAAAAAATGCTGGAGGAGACAGATGAAGAAATTTTGGAAGAAGCTTTGATAGAAATTCGTCAAAAATTTGCTTCAGAATCCAAAGAAATTTTGCTTCCTTTTCATTTGAATATAGAAATCCCGAATATAAAACTCATCGTTCCAAAAGTGGGAGACAAAAAGAGAATAGTAGAACTTTCTGAAAAAAATGCCAAAGAATACAGACTGGAGAAACTAAAACAAGTACAGATTGTAGATCCGGAAAGACACACTACAAGAATTATGGCAGAAATGCAAAAACTGCTCAGAATGCCGGTGGAACCAAGACATATAGAAGGTTTTGACAACTCCAATATTCAAGGAAGTAATCCTGTTTCTGCGTGTGTAGTTTTCAAGGATGGAAAGCCTAGTAAATCTGATTATCGAATTTTTCACGTAAAAACAGTGGAAGGTCCGAATGATTTTGCGACGATGGAAGAAGTGATTTACAGACGTTACAAAAGAATGCTGGATGAAGGAGAAAATCTTCCGCAATTGATTTTGATAGATGGTGGAAAAGGTCAACTTTCGTCTGCGGTGAAAAGTTTGAAATTATTGGGTTTGTATGGAAAAATAACTATTGTAGGAATTGCAAAACGTTTGGATGAAATTTTCTTTCCAGAAGATCCAATTCCGTTGTATTTGGATAAAAAATCTGAAACACTAAAGGTTTTACAGAGAGTAAGAGACGAGGCTCACCGTTTTGGCGTAAAACATCACAGAACGCGCAGAACCAACAACACCATAAAATCTGAATTAGAAGAAATTCCTGGAGTGGGCGAAAAAACGATAGAGCTCCTTCTGAAAAAACTAAAATCCGTAAAACGGGTAAAAGAAGCCAACCTAGAAACTCTGGAAGAAATTCTTGGGAAAGCAAAAGCTAAAGTAGTTTGGGAGTTTTTTAATCAATAA
- a CDS encoding putative type IX sorting system protein PorV2 → MKKYLLLLTFLSVIGNAQIVRKYSNEFLNIGAGARGLAMGGAVISNQNDVYAPMWNPAGLTEVESDWQGAAMHAEYFESIAKYDYISFTKALDSKDGVLGISIVRLGVDNILNTTQMIDSEGNIDYDKISKFSTSDYAGIISYAFRPGGNQKLSVGINAKIVYRNIGKFANGFGFGFDAGAIYRADSGYQFGAMLRDATTTVNFWSINQKELSAVVNGEEFNPAPKDKMEITMPKLNLGVSKNFEINRDLELLPEAGLNVDFAKTAAVISTDFASISPYIGAELSFQKMIFVRAGLNRFQTVTDIEDLKRKVSMQPSAGIGIKYKGLTLDYAITNTGIGGSNYFSNFFSLKLDMRDFRY, encoded by the coding sequence ATGAAAAAATATTTACTTCTCTTAACCTTTTTGTCAGTTATTGGCAACGCACAAATCGTCAGAAAATATTCTAACGAATTTCTTAACATTGGAGCTGGAGCCAGAGGTTTAGCAATGGGAGGAGCTGTGATTTCTAATCAGAATGATGTCTATGCACCTATGTGGAATCCTGCTGGTTTGACAGAAGTAGAAAGCGATTGGCAAGGCGCAGCAATGCACGCAGAATATTTCGAATCTATTGCTAAATACGATTATATTTCTTTTACCAAAGCGCTCGATTCTAAAGACGGAGTTTTGGGAATTTCTATTGTGAGATTGGGAGTTGATAATATTTTGAACACTACTCAGATGATAGATTCCGAAGGGAATATCGATTATGATAAAATTTCTAAATTTTCCACTTCGGATTATGCAGGAATTATTTCTTATGCTTTTCGCCCTGGTGGAAACCAAAAATTAAGCGTGGGAATTAATGCCAAAATCGTTTACCGAAATATTGGGAAATTTGCCAATGGTTTTGGTTTTGGATTTGATGCAGGAGCCATTTATCGTGCGGATTCTGGTTACCAATTTGGAGCAATGTTGAGAGATGCCACTACTACAGTGAATTTTTGGAGCATCAACCAAAAAGAATTGTCAGCAGTAGTAAATGGAGAAGAATTCAATCCCGCTCCAAAAGATAAAATGGAAATTACCATGCCTAAATTGAATCTAGGCGTTTCAAAAAATTTTGAAATCAATAGAGATTTAGAATTATTGCCAGAAGCTGGTCTTAATGTAGATTTTGCCAAAACCGCCGCAGTAATTTCTACCGATTTTGCGAGTATTTCGCCATATATTGGTGCGGAACTCAGTTTCCAGAAAATGATTTTTGTAAGAGCTGGTCTCAATAGATTTCAAACTGTTACCGATATCGAAGACCTAAAACGCAAAGTTTCTATGCAACCAAGCGCCGGAATTGGTATCAAATACAAGGGACTTACCCTAGATTACGCCATCACCAATACTGGAATTGGTGGTAGTAATTATTTTTCAAATTTCTTTTCTCTGAAACTGGATATGAGGGATTTTAGATATTAG